A stretch of DNA from Anaerobacillus isosaccharinicus:
ATGAAACCTGCGCTAATACCACATATCTCATATCAAAACTTCGTTTTAGACCAATTAAATACTCATTACTCAGGCGGTATACTGACTCTCGTACAAAAAGATTGGACTATTATCTCGAAGTTATGGATCACGGATCTTTCGTTTACCACTACGTGGCTTCATGATTCATATTCAGTTAAAGGTCCTGAGCCACGTGATCCTGCTTCCATGCTTCGCTCTTATCTTTTGTGTTTATTGACAAGTCCGACCCTGAGTATTACAGAATGGGTGAACCAACTCCATCGTGTTCCTCTTTACACGATCCTTAGCGGCTTTGAACCTGGGGATGTTCCAGGGGTCGGTACTTTTTATGACTTCTTCAGACGGCTATCAGGTTTTGAGAAGGCTAATGTAAAACCTTTTATTAAGCTCAAACGAAAAAAGAAGCAGAAGAAAAAACCGAAAAAGGGTGAAAAAGCAACTCCTAGAAACCCTGGTATTATTAGAAAATTAGTAGATCGTCATTTACGCCATGGTTCAAAACAAAAACAATTGCCGGGAGATCAATTATACGCGTTTTTTCAATCTCAATTTCTTGAGGTTTCAGCGAGATTGGGTTTGCTTGGAGATCCCCATTCCCTTGGTGTTGTTGGAGATGGGACACCTGTGGAAACAGCGAGTTACCCAAGAAGCAAACCTATTTGTGATTGTAGTGCCCAAGGACTAACGAATTGTACTCATCCTCGTCGATATTCTCAACCTGACATCGACTCAGGTTGGGATAGTTCAAGGGAGAGGTACTTCAACGGATATCATCTCTACATGATATCCACTAGCGATAGCCGATTCGACTTACCGCTATATCCACGGCTACATCCTGCTTCCCGGCATGATTCAGTCAGCCTAGTGGTTAGCTCAATTGAATTTTCGCAACGGTACACCTTGGGCACAATTGATAAAATCCTTCTCGATGCCGCACATGATGCAGAACCGATTTACGAATTACTGGACCATCATAATGTGGAACCGTTTATTGATCTTAATGTTCGAACAAAGAAAAACTTCAGTACGGAAAGTGATATTCAAATTTCTCCCATAGGCGTGCCTATTTGTCCAATCGGTAAGGAAATGAAACCCAACGGTTTTGACATATCTCAAAACCGCCAAAAGTGGCGTTGTCCACTAGCTTGCGGATCGAAAAATACATGTTCCACTCCGTGTTCTAAAGCGAAGTATGGCCGGACATTTCATACGTTTAAGCAAGATAATCTTCGTCTGTTCACTAAAACACCGAGGTCTTCTGAAAAGTGGAAACTGATTTATAAACGAAGAACTTCAGTTGAACGTTCGAACAAAAGAGAAAAAGTCGACTATCACTTAGAATCTGGGCGTCATCGCTCTACAAAAATGTGGTATGTCCGCTTATATTCAATCATGATGTGTCAACACATAGATGCTTGGTACAGTAGTCAGAAAGAGACTTTGAACATCCAAGAAATCATCTTTTCTAAGAGCGCCTAGTCATTTTTAAAAAATAGCAGCCGTAGGCTTATTTGGTATACACTTTTTTGAAAACACTATGAAAACACATCACTTTGCTGTCCTGTTAATGAAATTCCCAGTAAATTTTTTACAAATCTTCGATAAACTCATCATTTATTCCGAGAGTCTATTTAAATTTATTTTAAATAACCTTTATAAATTACTATTCTTGTTATTACCCTTAATTCTAATTATTAATCTTTGGGACAGAGGGACAGGTTCTCTGTCCCAATTCCATCTCTTACAGATCAACTATTACCTTAAAAAGGTTGACGAGGTACCTGTCCCCTCGTCCAGAAGTCCCCCACTTCAAATTTTAGGCAGAAAATTTAGTGATGAGTAGTTCACTAATCAACCTAACCCTGTTGTCCTTGCATTACTCGAAAAAATGGGCTACGATCAAAGTGAAAAGGCAAATATTAAATTTGAATTTTGACGAATGTACTGAATTTAGAATTGGATCCAGCAAGGCAAAAATTAGTTGCTGCACGTCCCACAGGTAGGTGAAAGTCTGAAATAACTTGTGTAACCACCATTCCAAAAAAAGAGCATGACAAATAAACCACCAAATAGTGATTTTTAAAAAATATTCATTTGGGGTTGATCAAGGTGCAGCTAGCACATGGTAACCATGATTTTTAGCTAGTAAAATCGCTTGTTCTACCGTGATTTCACGGGTTACTGGAAAAACATCGGATTTTATATATAATTCAGCGTTATATGCTTCTTTCTTTTTGAGAATATTGTAGATAGCTGTTAAAAGCATTCGTGCAATCGCAATAATTGCTCGTTTGTGACCACGGCGTCTTTTAAGTTTTAAGTAACGGTTTCGAATTTCTGGGTGCTTTTCACTTTTAACTACAGAGGTAGCACATTGCACTAAAAGTGGTTTTATGTAACATCCAGCTCTCGAAATTCTTACTGACTTTTTCTTACCGGCACTCTCATTATTTGTGGGTGTAAGTCCTGCCCAGGAGCACAGATGCTTAGCTGTCAGAAACACGTCCATATTGACACCTATTTCAGAT
This window harbors:
- a CDS encoding transposase: MKPALIPHISYQNFVLDQLNTHYSGGILTLVQKDWTIISKLWITDLSFTTTWLHDSYSVKGPEPRDPASMLRSYLLCLLTSPTLSITEWVNQLHRVPLYTILSGFEPGDVPGVGTFYDFFRRLSGFEKANVKPFIKLKRKKKQKKKPKKGEKATPRNPGIIRKLVDRHLRHGSKQKQLPGDQLYAFFQSQFLEVSARLGLLGDPHSLGVVGDGTPVETASYPRSKPICDCSAQGLTNCTHPRRYSQPDIDSGWDSSRERYFNGYHLYMISTSDSRFDLPLYPRLHPASRHDSVSLVVSSIEFSQRYTLGTIDKILLDAAHDAEPIYELLDHHNVEPFIDLNVRTKKNFSTESDIQISPIGVPICPIGKEMKPNGFDISQNRQKWRCPLACGSKNTCSTPCSKAKYGRTFHTFKQDNLRLFTKTPRSSEKWKLIYKRRTSVERSNKREKVDYHLESGRHRSTKMWYVRLYSIMMCQHIDAWYSSQKETLNIQEIIFSKSA